A single window of Thalassomonas viridans DNA harbors:
- a CDS encoding reverse transcriptase domain-containing protein produces the protein MTVINKFQRQFSPQKLKKIYTEHIQLSGAIGIDNRNQKGFWPIQDDEINIISRKVISANYKFTKYKLKLISKGRGKPPREISIPTIRDRITLRALCDFLSSCFKSSIKFELPQDVVCAVKENVSSNTYDGFVKLDVTNFYPTIKHDELNSRLRKRIKEPKILELINNAISTPTVVRSHASDIPMSKGVPQGLAISNILSAIYLLNIDSYMKKQSNLRFYRYVDDVLILCEHKKAEEIAQSLIKRFKKIGLEIHDPIKVPDKSQIGHITEKFDFLGYEFDNGLISCRKGSVDKLRESIISIFNGYKYADKKNADFLLWRLDMRITGCIFENKCKGWLFYFSEMNNESLLHQLDAFVTNLTKRFNAKIKPKKFVRSHYEIKHHRNETKYIPNFDSYSLEQMQDVLNKYFNMDLSKLTENEIEYEFKKRIKRQAKDLLQDVQDFS, from the coding sequence ATGACAGTTATTAATAAATTTCAACGTCAATTTTCTCCACAGAAATTGAAAAAGATATATACAGAACATATACAACTTTCTGGTGCTATTGGTATTGACAATCGAAATCAAAAAGGTTTTTGGCCTATACAGGATGACGAAATAAATATTATTTCGAGAAAGGTGATATCTGCAAATTATAAATTTACCAAATATAAACTCAAATTAATAAGTAAAGGTCGTGGTAAACCTCCTAGGGAAATATCAATCCCAACTATTAGAGATCGAATCACTCTTCGTGCTTTGTGTGACTTTTTATCATCTTGCTTTAAAAGTTCTATAAAATTTGAACTCCCCCAAGATGTTGTTTGTGCAGTAAAGGAAAATGTATCTTCTAATACTTATGATGGCTTTGTTAAGTTAGATGTTACTAATTTCTATCCAACTATAAAACATGATGAATTGAATTCACGTCTTCGTAAGCGAATTAAAGAACCTAAAATTCTAGAGCTTATCAATAATGCTATAAGTACGCCTACTGTTGTTCGCTCTCACGCATCAGATATACCAATGAGTAAAGGAGTACCTCAAGGACTTGCTATTTCTAACATACTTTCAGCTATTTATTTGTTAAATATTGATAGCTATATGAAAAAACAGAGTAATCTAAGGTTTTATCGTTATGTTGATGATGTGTTGATTTTGTGTGAACACAAAAAGGCGGAGGAAATAGCCCAGAGTTTAATTAAGAGATTTAAGAAAATAGGATTGGAAATACACGATCCTATAAAAGTACCTGATAAATCTCAAATAGGGCATATCACAGAGAAATTTGATTTTTTAGGGTATGAATTCGATAACGGTTTGATCTCATGTAGAAAAGGTTCTGTTGATAAACTAAGAGAATCTATTATTTCAATATTTAATGGCTATAAATATGCTGATAAGAAGAATGCAGACTTCCTGTTATGGCGGCTTGATATGAGGATAACAGGTTGTATTTTTGAAAATAAGTGTAAGGGTTGGTTGTTTTACTTTTCTGAGATGAATAATGAAAGCTTACTCCATCAACTTGATGCTTTTGTTACAAATTTAACTAAGCGTTTTAATGCTAAGATTAAGCCTAAAAAATTTGTTAGAAGCCACTATGAGATTAAACATCACCGGAATGAAACTAAATATATCCCAAACTTTGATTCTTATTCCTTAGAACAGATGCAAGACGTATTGAATAAATATTTTAATATGGACTTATCAAAACTTACAGAAAATGAAATTGAGTATGAATTTAAAAAGCGCATTAAGCGTCAGGCCAAAGATCTACTTCAAGATGTTCAAGATTTTTCATAG
- a CDS encoding SLATT domain-containing protein translates to MSLPDSIWWTRKARIQTEKRLLANAFQAQVILLWYSLFAVFVSVYYLKFNATSEYSGVAWVVFSVMVLIISSFTSALSFKERAALIKECYETLSGIYQRAIKTPADKNIETEYGQVLSVCENHTDKDFHKAICLEYLSHSTPNGVSGGLTKIPTRYIWFMFLIHCFYRIMFLFFMYSLPIIIFVTLEKL, encoded by the coding sequence ATGTCATTACCTGATAGTATTTGGTGGACAAGAAAAGCACGAATCCAAACTGAAAAACGCTTGTTGGCAAATGCTTTTCAAGCACAAGTTATTTTGCTTTGGTATTCTCTTTTTGCGGTTTTTGTATCTGTATATTATTTAAAATTTAACGCAACAAGCGAGTATTCAGGTGTTGCATGGGTAGTGTTCTCTGTTATGGTTTTGATTATTTCTAGCTTTACTAGTGCTCTAAGTTTTAAAGAAAGGGCTGCCTTGATTAAAGAATGCTATGAAACTTTAAGTGGAATTTATCAAAGGGCAATAAAAACTCCAGCAGATAAAAATATAGAAACTGAATATGGGCAAGTGCTAAGTGTATGTGAAAATCATACAGATAAAGATTTTCATAAAGCGATCTGTTTAGAATATTTATCTCACTCTACTCCTAACGGAGTATCAGGTGGTTTGACAAAAATACCAACACGCTATATCTGGTTTATGTTTTTAATTCATTGTTTTTACAGAATAATGTTTTTGTTCTTTATGTATAGCCTACCAATTATAATTTTTGTGACTTTAGAGAAATTATGA